One Kineococcus aurantiacus genomic window carries:
- the fabF gene encoding beta-ketoacyl-ACP synthase II encodes MTMTTTPSTSTSSSRRVVVTGLGATTPLGGDVRTSWEAALAGRSGARPITDAWIDEFELPVTFAAQAAVRADSVLERREIKRLDPSQQFAVIAAREAWADAGSPEVDPLRLGSVVATGIGGIWTLLTAYDTLKEKGARRVLPLTVPMLMANGPTAAISIEFTARAGAHTPVSACASGAEAIAYGADMIRSGRADIVLCGGTEAAIHPLPIASFTSMHAMSRRNEDPERASRPFDTARDGFVLGEGAGILVLESEEHATARGARIHAELLGAGLSADAYHVAAPEPEGAGVSRAIRDALSQAGLSPRDIVHVNAHATSTPVGDVAEDKGLRLALGDAVDGIAVSATKSMTGHLLGAAGAVESIFTILALRDRMAPPTINVDDLDPEVTLDVVRKESRPLPATGTLVGLNNAFGFGGHNVSAVFAAR; translated from the coding sequence ATGACCATGACCACGACCCCGTCGACCTCCACGAGTTCGTCGCGTCGCGTCGTCGTCACCGGGCTGGGGGCCACGACACCGCTCGGCGGCGACGTCCGCACCAGCTGGGAGGCCGCGCTGGCCGGCCGCTCCGGTGCGCGACCGATCACCGACGCGTGGATCGACGAGTTCGAGCTGCCCGTGACGTTCGCCGCCCAGGCCGCCGTGCGCGCCGACAGCGTGCTGGAGCGCCGGGAGATCAAGCGCCTGGACCCCTCCCAGCAGTTCGCGGTCATCGCCGCCCGCGAGGCGTGGGCCGACGCCGGCTCCCCCGAGGTGGACCCGCTGCGGCTGGGCTCGGTCGTCGCGACCGGGATCGGCGGCATCTGGACCCTGCTGACCGCCTACGACACGCTCAAGGAGAAGGGCGCCCGCCGCGTCCTGCCCCTGACCGTGCCGATGCTCATGGCCAACGGCCCGACGGCGGCCATCAGCATCGAGTTCACCGCCCGCGCCGGGGCCCACACCCCCGTCAGCGCGTGCGCGTCCGGGGCCGAGGCCATCGCGTACGGGGCGGACATGATCCGCTCCGGGCGCGCCGACATCGTCCTGTGCGGCGGCACGGAGGCGGCGATCCACCCGCTGCCGATCGCCTCCTTCACCTCCATGCACGCCATGTCCCGGCGCAACGAGGACCCCGAGCGCGCCTCGCGGCCCTTCGACACCGCCCGCGACGGGTTCGTCCTGGGCGAGGGCGCCGGGATCCTGGTCCTGGAGTCGGAGGAGCACGCCACGGCCCGCGGGGCGCGCATCCACGCCGAGCTCCTGGGCGCCGGGCTGTCGGCGGACGCCTACCACGTCGCGGCCCCCGAGCCCGAGGGCGCCGGTGTGAGCCGCGCGATCCGCGACGCGCTGAGCCAGGCCGGGCTGTCCCCGCGCGACATCGTCCACGTCAACGCCCACGCCACCTCGACCCCCGTCGGGGACGTGGCCGAGGACAAGGGCCTGCGCCTGGCCCTGGGCGACGCCGTGGACGGCATCGCGGTCTCGGCGACGAAGTCGATGACGGGCCACCTGCTGGGGGCGGCCGGGGCCGTGGAGAGCATCTTCACGATCCTGGCGCTGCGCGACCGGATGGCCCCCCCGACGATCAACGTCGACGACCTCGACCCGGAGGTCACGCTCGACGTGGTCCGCAAGGAGTCGCGCCCGCTGCCGGCGACGGGGACGCTCGTGGGCCTGAACAACGCCTTCGGCTTCGGCGGCCACAACGTCAGCGCGGTGTTCGCCGCCCGCTGA
- a CDS encoding acyl carrier protein, whose protein sequence is MASEQEILSGLAEIVNEETGLPTDSVESDKSFTDDLDIDSLSMMTIVVNAEEKFGVRIPDEDVKNLRTVGDAVAYISQAQG, encoded by the coding sequence ATGGCCAGCGAGCAGGAGATCCTCAGCGGTCTCGCCGAGATCGTGAACGAGGAGACGGGCCTGCCCACCGACAGCGTCGAGTCGGACAAGTCCTTCACCGACGACCTCGACATCGACTCGCTGTCGATGATGACGATCGTCGTGAACGCCGAGGAGAAGTTCGGCGTCCGCATCCCCGACGAGGACGTCAAGAACCTGCGCACCGTGGGCGACGCCGTCGCCTACATCTCCCAGGCCCAGGGCTGA
- the efeO gene encoding iron uptake system protein EfeO — MTPHPRLALALAAGPLLLLAACGGGADGAPADVAGGSGHVKITITDDGCSAEPATVPAGAATFDVVNEGATAVTEAELVNSGGRIVGERENLTPGLTGTFSLQLEAGDYTVQCPNAATESSAFTVSGAAPASTEDPLFAAATRGYQDYVKAQVADLVTATGAFAAAVEAGDVERAKALYGPARTPYERVEPVAESFGDLDPRIDARVADVADPATWTGFHRLEQALWVTGSTEGMAPVAQQLVADVAELNTLVQTTTYQPADLANGASALLDEVASSKVTGEEEAYSHVDLLDFGANVEGSREAFDLLTPALQVTDPDLVTTISARFDDVTTALAPFRQGEGYVLYTQLTQDQVRDLASAVDALAEPLSQVSGKVVGAANA, encoded by the coding sequence GTGACCCCGCACCCCCGTCTCGCCCTGGCGCTCGCCGCGGGCCCCCTGCTCCTGCTCGCCGCCTGCGGCGGAGGGGCCGACGGCGCCCCCGCCGACGTCGCCGGCGGCTCGGGCCACGTCAAGATCACCATCACCGACGACGGCTGCAGCGCCGAGCCGGCGACCGTCCCCGCGGGCGCGGCGACCTTCGACGTCGTCAACGAGGGCGCCACCGCCGTCACCGAGGCCGAGCTGGTGAACTCCGGCGGTCGCATCGTCGGCGAGCGGGAGAACCTCACCCCGGGCCTGACGGGCACCTTCTCCCTGCAGCTGGAGGCCGGCGACTACACCGTCCAGTGCCCCAACGCCGCGACCGAGTCCTCGGCGTTCACCGTCAGCGGCGCGGCGCCCGCCAGCACCGAGGACCCGCTGTTCGCCGCCGCGACCCGGGGCTACCAGGACTACGTCAAGGCCCAGGTCGCCGACCTCGTCACCGCCACGGGCGCCTTCGCCGCCGCCGTCGAGGCCGGGGACGTCGAGCGGGCCAAGGCCCTGTACGGCCCCGCCCGCACCCCCTACGAGCGCGTCGAGCCCGTCGCCGAGAGCTTCGGCGACCTCGACCCGCGCATCGACGCCCGCGTCGCCGACGTCGCCGACCCGGCCACCTGGACCGGCTTCCACCGCCTCGAGCAGGCCCTGTGGGTCACCGGCTCCACCGAGGGCATGGCCCCCGTCGCGCAGCAGCTCGTCGCCGACGTCGCCGAGCTGAACACGCTCGTGCAGACCACGACCTACCAGCCGGCCGACCTCGCCAACGGCGCCTCCGCCCTGCTCGACGAGGTCGCCAGCTCCAAGGTCACCGGCGAGGAGGAGGCGTACTCCCACGTCGACCTGCTCGACTTCGGCGCCAACGTCGAGGGCTCGCGCGAGGCCTTCGACCTGCTGACCCCGGCCCTGCAGGTCACCGACCCCGACCTGGTCACGACCATCTCGGCCCGCTTCGACGACGTCACCACCGCCCTGGCGCCCTTCCGGCAGGGCGAGGGCTACGTCCTCTACACCCAGCTGACCCAGGACCAGGTCCGCGACCTCGCCTCCGCCGTCGACGCCCTCGCCGAACCGCTCTCGCAGGTCTCCGGCAAGGTCGTCGGCGCCGCGAACGCCTGA
- a CDS encoding ABC transporter ATP-binding protein encodes MSEPGREPRAAAVLEAARPAVRAVGLRRTYGRGDAAVHALAGVDVEFARGEFTAIMGPSGSGKSTLMHCLAGLDTATAGQVFLGDTELTALRDRDLTRLRRERVGFVFQSFNLLPVLDAAENVLLPLRLAGRTPDRAWYEDVVRRLGLTRRLHHRPHELSGGQQQRVAVARALLPRPDVVFADEPTGNLDSRAGAEVLSLLRDSVREIGQTVVMVTHDPVAASYADRVVLLADGRLAGGLTRPTPDDVLDALRTLGA; translated from the coding sequence GTGTCCGAACCCGGCCGGGAACCCCGCGCCGCCGCCGTCCTGGAGGCCGCCCGCCCGGCGGTCCGGGCCGTCGGCCTGCGCAGGACGTACGGGCGCGGTGACGCCGCGGTGCACGCCCTCGCCGGTGTCGACGTGGAGTTCGCCCGCGGGGAGTTCACCGCCATCATGGGCCCGTCGGGCTCGGGCAAGTCCACGCTCATGCACTGCCTGGCCGGGCTGGACACGGCCACCGCCGGGCAGGTGTTCCTCGGCGACACCGAGCTGACGGCGCTGAGGGACCGCGACCTGACCCGGTTGCGGCGCGAGCGCGTGGGGTTCGTCTTCCAGAGCTTCAACCTGCTGCCCGTCCTGGACGCGGCCGAGAACGTGCTGCTGCCGCTGCGACTGGCCGGGCGGACCCCGGACCGGGCCTGGTACGAGGACGTCGTGCGCCGCCTGGGCCTGACCCGGCGCCTGCACCACCGGCCCCACGAGCTGTCCGGCGGGCAGCAGCAGCGCGTCGCCGTCGCCCGCGCGCTGCTGCCGCGCCCGGACGTGGTCTTCGCCGACGAGCCCACGGGCAACCTGGACTCCCGCGCGGGCGCGGAGGTGCTGAGCCTGCTGCGCGACAGCGTCCGCGAGATCGGGCAGACCGTCGTCATGGTCACCCACGACCCGGTCGCGGCCAGCTACGCCGACCGCGTCGTCCTCCTGGCCGACGGGCGGCTGGCGGGCGGGCTGACCCGGCCCACGCCCGACGACGTCCTCGACGCGCTGCGCACCCTGGGGGCCTGA
- the ilvA gene encoding threonine ammonia-lyase IlvA, which yields MSLDAAPPAPPLPTADDVEAAATRLGPVVVRTPLATSVRWSAELDAHVRVKREDLQAVRSYKLRGAYNLVAQLDADQRARGVVTASAGNHAQGLAYACAALRVQGRIYVPRTTPRQKRDRIAALGQEFVETIVLGDTYDDSAAAAATDAARTGATLVPAFDDARTLTGQGTVAVEVVEQLAALGEAPPDVLVVPVGGGGLLAGVLTWVRERHPQVRVVGVEPEGAASMAAALAAGRPVELDDLDTFVDGASVRRVGGVTHAVVARHPVELVTVPEGAICVEMLAMYQTDGIIAEPAGALATAALAGYVKVEPGQSVVAVVSGGNNDVSRYAEIIERALVHEGRKHYFLVEFPQEPGALRRFLDEVLGPDDDVTLFEYVKRSNREFGPALVGIEIPTKEDLPGLLARMDAAPPSFERISAAEPLYRYLL from the coding sequence ATGTCGCTGGACGCCGCGCCGCCCGCCCCACCCCTGCCGACCGCCGACGACGTCGAGGCCGCCGCGACCCGCCTGGGGCCGGTGGTGGTCCGCACCCCGCTGGCCACCAGCGTCCGCTGGTCGGCCGAGCTCGACGCCCACGTCCGCGTCAAGCGCGAGGACCTGCAGGCCGTCCGCTCCTACAAGCTGCGCGGCGCCTACAACCTCGTCGCCCAGCTCGACGCCGACCAGCGCGCCCGCGGCGTCGTCACCGCCAGCGCCGGCAACCACGCCCAGGGCCTGGCCTACGCGTGCGCCGCCCTGCGCGTGCAGGGACGCATCTACGTCCCGCGCACGACACCGCGCCAGAAGCGCGACCGCATCGCCGCCCTGGGCCAGGAGTTCGTCGAGACCATCGTCCTGGGCGACACCTACGACGACTCCGCCGCCGCCGCGGCCACCGACGCCGCGCGCACCGGCGCCACCCTCGTCCCCGCCTTCGACGACGCCCGGACCCTCACCGGCCAGGGCACCGTCGCCGTCGAGGTCGTGGAGCAGCTCGCCGCGCTCGGCGAGGCCCCGCCGGACGTCCTCGTCGTCCCCGTCGGCGGCGGTGGTCTGCTCGCCGGGGTCCTGACCTGGGTGCGCGAACGGCACCCGCAGGTGCGGGTCGTCGGCGTCGAGCCCGAGGGGGCCGCGTCGATGGCCGCCGCCCTGGCCGCGGGCCGGCCGGTCGAGCTGGACGACCTCGACACGTTCGTCGACGGCGCCTCGGTGCGCCGCGTCGGCGGGGTCACCCACGCCGTCGTGGCCCGCCACCCCGTCGAGCTCGTCACCGTGCCCGAGGGCGCCATCTGCGTCGAGATGCTCGCGATGTACCAGACCGACGGGATCATCGCCGAACCCGCCGGGGCGCTCGCCACGGCCGCCCTGGCCGGGTACGTCAAGGTCGAACCGGGCCAGAGCGTCGTGGCGGTCGTCTCCGGCGGCAACAACGACGTCTCCCGGTACGCCGAGATCATCGAGCGGGCCCTGGTCCACGAGGGGCGCAAGCACTACTTCCTCGTCGAGTTCCCCCAGGAACCCGGCGCCCTGCGCCGCTTCCTCGACGAGGTCCTCGGCCCGGACGACGACGTCACCCTCTTCGAGTACGTCAAGCGCAGCAACCGGGAGTTCGGCCCGGCCCTGGTCGGCATCGAGATCCCGACCAAGGAGGACCTGCCGGGGCTGCTGGCGCGGATGGACGCCGCTCCGCCCTCGTTCGAGCGGATCTCCGCGGCCGAGCCGCTGTACCGCTACCTGCTGTGA
- the efeU gene encoding iron uptake transporter permease EfeU: MLATFVIGLREGLEASLIVGIVSAFLVQRGERRALRSVWAGVLLAVALCLGAAAALQAATRSLPQRQQEQLETVLALVAVAMVTWMVVWTTRHARTLRAELEASTSSALAKGSAWALVAMAFLAVLREGLETSVFLLATYQASGSNAGGALGASLGVLLAAALGYAVYRGGVRLDLGRLFRVTGVVLVLVAAGLVMSAAHTAYEAGWLLAGQGTAVDLSTLVTPGTVRSALFTGVLGWQPRPTVAEVTGWLLYLLPMLVVVLRPRAGRPAPQRVPA; the protein is encoded by the coding sequence GTGCTCGCCACGTTCGTCATCGGACTGCGCGAAGGGCTCGAGGCCTCCCTCATCGTCGGGATCGTCTCGGCCTTCCTCGTCCAGCGCGGTGAGCGCCGGGCGCTGCGCTCGGTCTGGGCCGGCGTCCTGCTGGCCGTCGCGCTGTGCCTGGGCGCCGCCGCGGCCCTGCAGGCGGCCACCCGGTCCCTGCCCCAGCGCCAGCAGGAGCAGCTGGAGACCGTGCTCGCCCTCGTCGCGGTGGCCATGGTCACCTGGATGGTCGTGTGGACGACCCGGCACGCCCGCACCCTGCGCGCCGAGCTCGAGGCGTCCACCTCCTCCGCGCTGGCCAAGGGGTCCGCGTGGGCGCTGGTCGCCATGGCGTTCCTGGCCGTCCTGCGCGAGGGGCTGGAGACCTCGGTGTTCCTGCTCGCGACCTACCAGGCCTCGGGCAGCAACGCCGGCGGCGCGCTCGGCGCCTCCCTCGGCGTCCTGCTCGCCGCCGCCCTCGGCTACGCCGTGTACCGCGGCGGGGTCCGCCTCGACCTCGGCCGGCTGTTCCGCGTGACCGGCGTCGTGCTCGTCCTCGTCGCCGCCGGGCTGGTCATGTCGGCCGCCCACACCGCCTACGAGGCCGGCTGGCTGCTCGCCGGGCAGGGCACCGCCGTGGACCTGTCCACGCTCGTGACCCCCGGCACGGTCCGCTCGGCCCTGTTCACCGGTGTCCTGGGCTGGCAGCCCCGCCCGACCGTCGCCGAGGTCACCGGCTGGCTCCTCTACCTCCTGCCCATGCTCGTCGTCGTGCTCCGGCCCCGCGCCGGCCGGCCCGCGCCGCAGCGCGTCCCCGCCTGA
- a CDS encoding FtsX-like permease family protein — protein MTLAQLRAHGARVVASCLAIVIAVGFVVATLSLNATAKAGVLDAVGAEFTASALVVEPDGSSPGEPLTDLQPVLAALPGVAAVAADRSTTVEVRLPGRSGSTTALAEGVGTAPQLRWQRLSAGRLPAAPDEVAVSDRVGVRPGTRIALTGYPVPADGDPGEGAAPEPVTRDVTVVGAVDLSGDPRAGLVPRLFGTEQALVAWGADAVEQLRVAAVPGQDPTAAVRAATAGRAVTVSTGPAVAQRVADSFTGDASSLTSVLLVFGAIAVLVAGLVIANTFAVLLAQRTRELALLRCVGAARAQVGRSVLGEAAAVGLLASAAGVLAGSGLAHAVAAVAGRADSPVPLTHVVLPGSAVATGLVLGTVVTVLAAAAPARAATRVAPLAALRPLDHAPLRSRGGLVRLVLGLVLTVPATAAMALCAAVGALEPAVAAGALSFLGFLLLAQRLVPALVELAGRPFARLGGVPAQLAAGNSVRNPRRTAATATALVIGVTLTTAMVVGTASTRSSASAGLEASYPTDVVVRASGPVTPQAVAAVRGTGRVAAVALVQDLAVVTSDGSLSLSVAGVDPAEAAGVVRSQERTPLPRDGEVVLARTTAQDAGLTDGARLTLHRQDEATGAAAGPGVELTVRVAARSSAGAGVTAADARRLAPGAVATGMWVRLADGDPDAQAAATDDVTEAVTRTLPAAEVAGIASVRGALDRVLTTMLLVVTGLLAVAVVIALLGVGNTLALSVVERRQESGLLRALGLTRGQLRAVLAWEALLVAGVAAVLGVVLGTGYGLAGTASVLVRETPVRLSVPWAQVAGIVVVAAAAGVLASVLPARRAANTPPVAAIAD, from the coding sequence GTGACCCTGGCCCAGCTGCGCGCCCACGGCGCGCGCGTCGTCGCCTCCTGCCTCGCGATCGTCATCGCGGTGGGTTTCGTGGTGGCGACCCTGTCCCTGAACGCGACCGCGAAGGCCGGTGTGCTGGACGCCGTCGGCGCGGAGTTCACCGCCAGCGCCCTCGTCGTCGAACCCGACGGGTCCTCCCCGGGGGAACCGCTCACGGACCTGCAGCCGGTCCTGGCGGCGCTGCCGGGCGTGGCGGCCGTCGCCGCGGACCGCTCGACGACCGTGGAGGTCCGGCTGCCGGGCCGCTCGGGCTCGACCACGGCGCTGGCCGAGGGCGTCGGCACGGCCCCGCAGCTGCGCTGGCAGCGCCTGAGCGCGGGCCGGCTGCCGGCGGCCCCCGACGAGGTCGCCGTCTCCGACCGCGTCGGCGTCCGGCCGGGGACGCGGATCGCGCTGACCGGCTACCCCGTCCCCGCGGACGGGGACCCCGGGGAGGGCGCCGCACCGGAGCCGGTGACCCGGGACGTCACCGTCGTCGGCGCCGTCGACCTGTCCGGCGACCCGCGCGCGGGGCTGGTCCCCCGCCTCTTCGGCACCGAGCAGGCGCTCGTGGCGTGGGGCGCGGACGCGGTGGAGCAGCTGCGCGTCGCGGCCGTGCCCGGCCAGGACCCGACGGCGGCCGTGCGGGCCGCCACCGCCGGGCGGGCCGTGACCGTCTCCACCGGCCCGGCCGTGGCGCAGCGGGTCGCGGACTCCTTCACGGGCGACGCCTCCAGCCTGACGTCGGTGCTGCTGGTCTTCGGGGCGATCGCCGTCCTGGTCGCCGGGCTCGTCATCGCGAACACGTTCGCGGTGCTGCTGGCCCAGCGGACGCGGGAACTGGCGCTGCTGCGGTGCGTGGGCGCGGCCCGCGCCCAGGTCGGTCGCAGCGTCCTGGGCGAGGCGGCCGCCGTGGGCCTGCTGGCCTCGGCGGCGGGGGTGCTGGCCGGGTCCGGGCTGGCGCACGCCGTGGCCGCCGTCGCCGGCCGGGCCGACTCCCCCGTCCCGCTGACGCACGTCGTGCTGCCCGGGTCGGCGGTCGCGACCGGGCTGGTCCTGGGCACGGTCGTCACGGTCCTGGCCGCCGCGGCCCCGGCCCGGGCCGCCACCCGGGTCGCGCCGCTGGCCGCGCTGCGCCCGCTCGACCACGCCCCGCTGCGCTCGCGCGGGGGTCTGGTGCGGCTGGTCCTGGGGCTGGTGCTCACCGTCCCGGCCACGGCCGCGATGGCGCTGTGCGCCGCCGTCGGCGCCCTGGAACCGGCCGTGGCGGCCGGTGCGCTGAGCTTCCTGGGGTTCCTGCTGCTGGCCCAGCGGCTCGTGCCCGCCCTCGTGGAGCTGGCCGGCCGCCCGTTCGCCCGGCTCGGCGGGGTCCCGGCGCAGCTGGCCGCCGGGAACTCGGTGCGCAACCCCCGCCGCACCGCGGCCACCGCGACGGCCCTGGTCATCGGGGTCACCCTGACCACCGCGATGGTCGTCGGCACGGCCTCGACGCGCTCGTCCGCCTCGGCCGGGCTGGAGGCCTCCTACCCCACCGACGTCGTCGTGCGGGCCTCCGGGCCGGTGACGCCGCAGGCCGTCGCGGCGGTGCGCGGCACCGGGCGGGTCGCGGCCGTGGCGCTCGTGCAGGACCTCGCGGTGGTCACCTCCGACGGGTCGCTGAGCCTGTCGGTGGCCGGTGTCGACCCCGCCGAGGCCGCGGGCGTCGTGCGCTCGCAGGAGCGGACCCCGCTGCCGCGCGACGGGGAGGTCGTCCTGGCGCGCACCACCGCGCAGGACGCCGGCCTCACCGACGGCGCGCGCCTGACCCTGCACCGCCAGGACGAGGCGACGGGGGCCGCCGCGGGCCCGGGGGTCGAGCTCACCGTGCGGGTCGCCGCGCGGTCCTCGGCCGGGGCGGGCGTCACCGCGGCCGACGCGCGCCGGCTGGCCCCCGGCGCCGTGGCGACGGGGATGTGGGTCCGGCTGGCCGACGGCGACCCGGACGCCCAGGCCGCCGCGACCGACGACGTCACCGAGGCCGTGACCCGGACGCTGCCGGCCGCCGAGGTGGCCGGGATCGCCTCGGTGCGCGGTGCCCTGGACCGGGTCCTGACGACGATGCTGCTCGTGGTCACGGGGCTGCTGGCCGTGGCGGTGGTCATCGCGCTGCTGGGGGTGGGGAACACGCTGGCGCTGTCGGTGGTGGAGCGCCGGCAGGAGTCGGGGCTGCTGCGGGCGCTGGGGCTGACCCGCGGGCAGCTGCGGGCGGTGCTGGCGTGGGAGGCGCTGCTGGTGGCGGGGGTCGCGGCGGTGCTCGGGGTCGTGCTGGGCACCGGTTACGGCCTGGCCGGGACGGCGTCGGTGCTCGTGCGGGAGACGCCGGTGCGGCTGAGCGTGCCGTGGGCCCAGGTCGCCGGGATCGTCGTGGTGGCCGCGGCGGCCGGGGTGCTGGCCTCGGTGCTGCCGGCCCGGCGGGCCGCGAACACCCCGCCGGTCGCCGCGATCGCCGACTGA
- a CDS encoding DUF3145 domain-containing protein has product MSGATTRGVLFVHSAPRALVPHIEWAAGGVLGVRASFDWTSQPVAPGCLRAEYSWQAPQGSGALLASALRGWAHLRFEVTEEPSQGCDGGRWSHTPALGIFHAVTDVHGNTHVPEDRIHAAMELLTVGDAAGARRALALAVGEAWDCELEAFRHAGDDTPVRWLHQVG; this is encoded by the coding sequence ATGTCCGGTGCGACGACCCGCGGCGTGCTCTTCGTGCACTCCGCACCGCGAGCGCTCGTCCCGCACATCGAGTGGGCAGCCGGCGGTGTCCTCGGCGTGCGTGCGTCCTTCGACTGGACGAGCCAGCCGGTCGCTCCGGGCTGCCTGCGGGCGGAGTACTCCTGGCAGGCGCCGCAGGGCAGCGGTGCGCTCCTGGCGTCCGCGCTGCGCGGCTGGGCCCACCTGCGCTTCGAGGTGACCGAGGAACCCTCCCAGGGCTGCGACGGCGGCCGCTGGAGCCACACCCCGGCGCTGGGCATCTTCCACGCCGTGACCGACGTCCACGGCAACACCCACGTCCCCGAGGACCGCATCCACGCCGCCATGGAGCTGCTGACGGTCGGCGACGCCGCCGGCGCCCGCCGCGCCCTCGCCCTGGCCGTCGGGGAGGCCTGGGACTGCGAGCTCGAGGCCTTCCGCCACGCCGGGGACGACACCCCCGTGCGCTGGCTGCACCAGGTCGGCTGA
- the efeB gene encoding iron uptake transporter deferrochelatase/peroxidase subunit produces MSAPRPSRRGVLTGAAVAGAAGVGAGVAALAARPGHAAAAPGTVPFHGARQAGITTAQQDSLVFAALDVTTSRAGELADVLQRWSADAATMAAGTPVGGSGGLGGAADEPPQDTGEAHELPAANLTVTLGYGPSLFDERFGLADRRPAALEELPPLPGEQLDPTKVGGDLCLQACADDPQVAFHAVRNLVRTGRGVVRVRWMQLGFGRTSTTSAAQSTPRNLMGFKDGTANLKAEDTTDLDRHVWVGGQGAPAVDQEWMRGGTYLVARRIRMLVEAWDRASLGEQERVIGRAKASGAPLSGRAEFDALDLAKTGADGTPAIDVAAHVRLAAPETNGGVKLLRRGYSYTDGLDVATGQLDAGLFFIVFGNDPHRQFVPLQRKLGAQDALTEYLKHTGSGVFACPPGIGTGGAWGEGLFT; encoded by the coding sequence GTGAGCGCTCCCCGCCCCTCCCGCCGCGGCGTCCTGACCGGCGCCGCGGTCGCCGGCGCCGCCGGCGTGGGCGCCGGTGTCGCGGCCCTGGCCGCCCGGCCCGGCCACGCCGCGGCCGCCCCCGGCACCGTGCCCTTCCACGGGGCCCGCCAGGCCGGCATCACCACCGCCCAGCAGGACTCCCTCGTCTTCGCGGCGCTGGACGTCACGACGTCGCGGGCCGGGGAGCTCGCCGACGTCCTGCAGCGCTGGAGCGCGGACGCCGCCACCATGGCCGCGGGCACCCCCGTGGGGGGCTCCGGCGGGCTGGGCGGGGCCGCCGACGAGCCCCCGCAGGACACCGGCGAGGCCCACGAGCTGCCCGCGGCCAACCTCACGGTGACCCTGGGGTACGGGCCCTCCCTGTTCGACGAGCGCTTCGGGCTGGCCGACCGCCGGCCCGCCGCGCTGGAGGAGCTGCCCCCGCTGCCCGGCGAGCAGCTGGACCCCACCAAGGTCGGCGGCGACCTGTGCCTGCAGGCCTGCGCCGACGACCCGCAGGTCGCCTTCCACGCCGTGCGCAACCTCGTCCGCACCGGCCGCGGCGTCGTGCGCGTGCGGTGGATGCAGCTGGGGTTCGGGCGCACCTCCACGACCTCCGCGGCCCAGTCCACCCCGCGCAACCTCATGGGCTTCAAGGACGGCACCGCTAACCTCAAGGCCGAGGACACCACGGACCTGGACCGCCACGTCTGGGTCGGCGGGCAGGGCGCGCCGGCGGTCGACCAGGAGTGGATGCGCGGGGGGACCTACCTGGTGGCCCGCCGCATCCGGATGCTCGTCGAGGCCTGGGACCGCGCCTCGCTCGGGGAGCAGGAGCGCGTCATCGGCCGCGCCAAGGCGTCCGGCGCGCCCCTGTCGGGCAGGGCGGAGTTCGACGCCCTCGACCTGGCGAAGACGGGTGCGGACGGCACGCCGGCCATCGACGTCGCCGCGCACGTGCGGCTGGCCGCCCCCGAGACCAACGGCGGCGTCAAGCTGCTGCGCCGCGGCTACTCCTATACCGACGGCCTGGACGTGGCGACCGGTCAGCTCGACGCGGGCCTGTTCTTCATCGTCTTCGGCAACGACCCGCACCGGCAGTTCGTCCCGCTGCAGCGCAAGCTCGGGGCGCAGGACGCGCTGACGGAGTACCTCAAGCACACCGGGTCCGGCGTCTTCGCCTGCCCGCCGGGGATCGGCACCGGTGGCGCCTGGGGCGAGGGCCTGTTCACGTGA